TCACTGATGGCAAGCGGCGAGCCAACCTTTACAGCCGCTCAAACCCGTAGGAATATTGTGATTGCCAATATGAGTGCCAATGAACTCAATGCTCTGGTGGATCGCACGTTTAAATTAGGCAATCTAAACTTTAAAGGCGTGGAGTTATGTGCCCCATGCCAAAGACCTGCTCAACTACTAAAAAAGCAAAACTTTTTGGATGCGTTTGAAGGTCGTGGTGGCTTGCGTGCAGAAATATTACAAATTGGCAACATCTCCGTTGGAGATGAATTACATTTTGATTCTGGGGAAACCGATGATTAGCTACCACGATGATGCAATCATTAGTGCTGAACAAGCAATTGATCTTTATACACGCTCTACTCTTGGGGAGCGTCGCCCCATTCATAACACAGAAACTTTTGAGGCCATGCT
Above is a genomic segment from Polynucleobacter wuianus containing:
- a CDS encoding MOSC domain-containing protein gives rise to the protein MIKPCAHIQAIYIAPKAGAAMASVRHVELIKEGIQGDRYAIGTGAYSKVIPAKIRHISLITQAGINTSNESLMASGEPTFTAAQTRRNIVIANMSANELNALVDRTFKLGNLNFKGVELCAPCQRPAQLLKKQNFLDAFEGRGGLRAEILQIGNISVGDELHFDSGETDD